One Candidatus Sulfurimonas baltica DNA segment encodes these proteins:
- a CDS encoding ABC transporter permease: MKNIIKISFRNLLRSGRRTILTASLITIGVMFVLIYSALSGSFKAYMVGQVTDSMLGHLQIHKKGYVASVDNLPLNKNLNEKQIAKITEILDESPFIESYAMRLKLGSMFSNYIESTSIRLNGIDPQKESKTLPLFESRIQGATIDSLKEGTILVPELLAKGMQVKTGDTVVLVATNQKGSVNGLNFMVAGSVEAASGPGGRDGYIHINDVKKLLRLKEVEISEVVIRLKDVNNLEKAMKELEPLAKFTDQKGKPVFEVHSWEQLSPFYNIVKMLNLMDISIKIILISIVLISVLNVMVMSVYERIKEIGTIAAMGTTPSTITKLFLTEGLMLGIFGTILGSIISYLIVLVINTVGITFSFGRQAELTLNPVLHVNEMLMVSVIVIIISLIASISPARKAAKLNPVDALRQN, from the coding sequence ATGAAAAATATCATAAAAATTTCTTTTAGAAACCTACTTAGAAGCGGTAGAAGAACTATCTTAACAGCTAGTTTAATTACTATAGGTGTAATGTTTGTTTTAATCTACTCAGCACTCTCTGGCAGCTTTAAAGCATATATGGTTGGTCAGGTTACTGACTCAATGTTAGGACATTTACAAATTCACAAAAAAGGGTATGTAGCCTCTGTTGACAACTTGCCGCTTAACAAAAACCTTAATGAGAAGCAGATAGCTAAAATAACAGAGATTTTAGATGAGAGCCCTTTTATTGAGAGTTATGCAATGCGCCTTAAACTCGGTTCAATGTTCTCCAACTATATAGAATCAACAAGTATTAGACTAAACGGTATTGACCCACAAAAAGAGTCTAAAACTCTTCCACTGTTTGAATCACGAATACAAGGTGCCACAATAGACTCACTTAAAGAGGGAACTATCTTAGTGCCAGAGTTATTGGCAAAAGGTATGCAGGTTAAAACAGGCGATACAGTAGTTTTAGTTGCGACTAACCAAAAAGGGTCTGTTAACGGGCTTAACTTTATGGTTGCAGGAAGTGTAGAGGCTGCTTCAGGACCAGGAGGAAGAGATGGTTATATTCATATCAATGATGTTAAAAAGCTTCTTAGACTAAAAGAGGTAGAGATAAGTGAAGTGGTAATTAGACTTAAAGATGTTAACAATTTAGAAAAAGCCATGAAGGAACTAGAGCCACTAGCTAAGTTTACCGACCAAAAAGGAAAGCCGGTTTTTGAAGTGCACTCATGGGAGCAGCTTAGCCCTTTTTATAACATAGTTAAAATGTTAAACCTTATGGATATATCTATTAAAATAATTTTAATCTCCATAGTGCTTATTTCTGTTTTAAATGTAATGGTTATGAGCGTTTACGAGCGTATAAAAGAGATAGGAACTATTGCGGCCATGGGTACTACACCAAGCACTATAACAAAGCTTTTTTTAACAGAGGGGCTTATGCTCGGTATTTTTGGCACCATCTTAGGAAGTATTATCTCTTATCTAATCGTCTTAGTTATCAATACAGTCGGTATTACTTTCTCTTTTGGTAGACAAGCGGAACTAACACTAAATCCTGTTCTACATGTAAACGAGATGCTAATGGTAAGTGTTATAGTAATAATAATCTCTCTTATTGCTTCAATCTCTCCTGCTAGAAAAGCAGCAAAGCTCAACCCAGTTGATGCTTTAAGACAAAACTAG
- a CDS encoding NAD(P)H-dependent glycerol-3-phosphate dehydrogenase, whose product MSKVGVIGAGKWGSALAFALSEKSDVFITSRTPREVKNFVSLKEILKCEYLIITVPAQQIASWLEDNFVFTNQKILVASKGIEATTGRFLNDIYANHIPESNIAFLSGPSFATEVMQSLPTALVINSKNEELSKEFSYLFPSFIKIYTSTDVIGAEVAGAYKNVIAIAAGICEGLGLGKNAAAALISRGLVEMQRFGLHYGAKEDSFLGLSGAGDLFLTASSNMSRNFRVGLGLAKGRTQEDILQELGEVAEGIGTAYALHEISQLRNLYLPIAKEVYEMLEGKNPKESLRDLLSS is encoded by the coding sequence GTGAGTAAAGTTGGTGTTATAGGAGCAGGTAAATGGGGTTCGGCTTTAGCTTTCGCACTGAGTGAGAAAAGTGATGTTTTTATAACCTCAAGAACACCAAGAGAGGTGAAAAACTTTGTTTCATTAAAAGAGATACTAAAGTGTGAGTACTTAATTATTACGGTGCCTGCGCAACAAATAGCATCTTGGCTGGAAGACAACTTTGTATTTACAAATCAAAAGATTTTGGTTGCATCCAAAGGTATAGAAGCAACGACTGGTAGATTTTTAAATGATATTTATGCAAACCATATTCCTGAATCTAACATTGCTTTTCTTTCAGGTCCATCATTTGCAACAGAGGTTATGCAGTCACTCCCTACGGCTTTAGTAATTAATTCTAAAAATGAAGAGTTAAGTAAAGAGTTTTCATATCTATTTCCATCTTTTATAAAAATATATACTTCAACTGATGTAATTGGAGCGGAGGTTGCCGGTGCATATAAAAATGTAATAGCAATAGCTGCGGGGATTTGCGAAGGATTAGGACTTGGTAAAAATGCTGCAGCAGCCCTTATTTCTCGCGGACTAGTTGAGATGCAGAGGTTTGGCCTTCACTACGGAGCAAAAGAGGATAGTTTTTTGGGACTTAGTGGAGCGGGTGATCTTTTTCTAACTGCATCATCTAACATGTCAAGAAACTTTCGTGTCGGCTTAGGTTTAGCAAAAGGGAGAACTCAAGAGGATATTCTTCAAGAGCTTGGAGAAGTTGCGGAGGGGATAGGTACTGCTTATGCATTACATGAAATTTCTCAGCTTCGCAATTTGTATCTTCCAATTGCCAAAGAGGTTTATGAGATGTTGGAGGGCAAAAATCCTAAAGAGTCTTTAAGAGACTTGCTCTCAAGTTAG
- a CDS encoding SLC13 family permease — MGEHAEQFKKIAVAILIGALVFALSLTVFTTQQASLLGLIAILVTLWTNEGLPLGVVSLLPIILFPAFSILTTKETTANYSHPIIFLFLGGFLLAIAVEKTHLHTWIADKMLSIFPSTPKGIIFSLTITSGMLSSVLSNTTTTLLLMSIALFITDNLRLKMRFALAIAYGASVGGILTPIGTPPNLILLGIMQDKAMEAIPFFQWMWMTAPLVFLMFFVVASLLSMGVKDIDISIGSENKTLDINQKKVLYLIAGLVVLLLINAPIKPYWNGLGLSEAGILLTCGLLLFAPPFSILDWMDDKAKIPYRIMFLFGAGFSIAKAFSETGLADEVASYLIVMTDLPPILLLFSVAMLITFTTEITSNTALISIMLPVIYAVAEQAGINTTLFMMVATICASYAFILPIATPPNAIAMSSGAVSVKNMARYGIVLNLVGVFLIVMIAQFFWKGII; from the coding sequence ATGGGTGAACATGCAGAACAGTTTAAAAAGATTGCAGTAGCTATTTTAATAGGTGCTTTAGTCTTCGCTCTATCTTTAACTGTCTTTACAACACAACAAGCTTCACTTCTTGGGCTGATAGCTATTTTAGTTACTCTGTGGACAAACGAGGGTTTACCGTTGGGTGTGGTTTCTCTTTTACCAATCATCCTTTTTCCTGCATTCTCAATTTTAACCACCAAAGAAACAACAGCGAACTACTCTCACCCTATTATATTTTTATTTTTAGGCGGTTTTTTACTTGCTATTGCGGTTGAGAAAACTCATCTTCACACTTGGATAGCGGACAAGATGTTATCTATTTTTCCCTCAACCCCAAAGGGTATAATTTTTTCACTAACAATTACATCTGGAATGCTTAGTTCAGTTTTATCTAACACAACTACAACGCTTTTACTTATGTCTATTGCTCTTTTTATAACGGATAATTTAAGACTTAAAATGAGATTTGCTCTTGCAATAGCTTATGGTGCTAGCGTTGGCGGAATATTAACCCCTATTGGAACACCACCGAACCTTATTTTACTAGGGATTATGCAGGACAAAGCAATGGAGGCTATACCATTTTTTCAGTGGATGTGGATGACTGCTCCTTTGGTTTTTCTTATGTTCTTCGTAGTTGCTTCACTTCTTAGCATGGGGGTAAAAGATATTGACATTTCAATAGGTAGTGAAAATAAAACTTTAGACATAAATCAAAAAAAAGTGTTATATCTAATTGCCGGTCTAGTAGTTTTACTTTTGATAAACGCACCTATAAAACCATATTGGAATGGACTTGGACTAAGTGAAGCGGGAATTTTACTTACATGTGGTCTTTTACTCTTCGCACCACCATTTAGCATACTAGATTGGATGGATGATAAAGCAAAAATCCCATACAGAATTATGTTTTTATTTGGTGCTGGATTTAGTATTGCAAAAGCTTTTAGCGAAACAGGCTTGGCAGATGAAGTTGCATCTTATCTTATAGTTATGACAGACCTGCCACCAATACTTCTGCTTTTTAGTGTGGCAATGCTTATTACTTTTACAACAGAGATAACTTCAAACACTGCACTAATCTCTATAATGCTTCCTGTTATATACGCAGTAGCAGAGCAAGCCGGCATAAATACAACTCTCTTTATGATGGTCGCAACGATATGTGCCAGTTATGCTTTTATACTTCCAATCGCCACGCCGCCAAATGCAATAGCCATGAGCAGTGGAGCGGTATCTGTTAAAAATATGGCGAGATACGGAATAGTTCTAAATCTTGTCGGAGTATTTTTAATAGTGATGATTGCCCAGTTTTTCTGGAAAGGGATTATTTAA
- a CDS encoding protein kinase, translated as MQTLAQLRSGELKGTKQLSLSENLTSFPYEIFELADTLEFLDLSNNSLSHIPAELSSLKKLKIAFFSYNNFTTVPSAFKGCENLYMLGLKANQIEHFDEDILPLSISWLILTDNRLKSLPNSIGKLSKLQKFPLAGNQLTNLPDSMAECKNLELLRLSANQLQDIPSWLLRLPKLSWLAFSGNPCIESPDICHKEIAYEELEVKELLGEGASGKIFKAYMKELDKDVAIKFFKGAVTSDGYAKDEMNACMSVGEHENLIKVFAKIKGDERLGLLLEYIPAIFENLGYPPNFDTCTRDIYEKGREFSVEAIYKIAKAIVSAAAHLHDKGLMHGDLYAHNILINNENKCYLGDFGAASFYDKKNRDYEKIEVRAFGCLLDDMLVRCSEKDSGEYKSLDLLREKCMSEDVQSRPLFEEMVF; from the coding sequence ATGCAAACATTAGCACAACTTCGTTCAGGCGAGCTAAAAGGGACTAAACAACTCTCTTTATCTGAGAATCTTACATCTTTTCCATATGAAATATTTGAGTTAGCAGACACCTTGGAGTTTTTAGATTTAAGTAATAACTCACTTTCTCATATCCCAGCGGAGTTAAGCAGTCTTAAAAAACTAAAGATTGCCTTCTTTTCATATAACAACTTTACTACTGTGCCATCTGCATTTAAAGGGTGTGAAAATCTTTACATGTTAGGTTTAAAAGCAAACCAAATAGAGCATTTTGATGAAGATATATTGCCTCTTAGTATTAGTTGGCTTATATTGACAGACAACAGACTTAAAAGCTTGCCAAACTCCATCGGCAAACTATCAAAACTGCAAAAGTTTCCACTCGCTGGTAACCAACTAACTAATCTGCCAGACTCTATGGCAGAGTGTAAAAATCTAGAACTACTCCGTTTATCTGCAAACCAACTACAAGATATACCATCTTGGTTATTAAGACTTCCAAAACTCTCATGGTTAGCATTCTCTGGTAATCCATGTATAGAGAGTCCAGATATATGTCACAAAGAGATAGCTTACGAAGAGTTAGAGGTGAAAGAACTTTTAGGTGAGGGTGCTTCAGGTAAGATATTTAAGGCTTATATGAAAGAGTTAGACAAAGATGTAGCCATTAAGTTTTTTAAGGGTGCCGTAACTAGCGATGGATATGCAAAAGATGAGATGAATGCATGTATGAGTGTTGGTGAACATGAGAATCTTATTAAAGTATTTGCGAAGATAAAAGGAGATGAGCGCTTAGGTCTGCTTTTAGAGTACATCCCAGCTATTTTTGAGAACTTGGGATACCCGCCAAACTTTGATACATGCACAAGAGACATATATGAAAAGGGTAGAGAGTTCAGTGTAGAAGCTATCTATAAAATAGCAAAAGCTATTGTCTCCGCTGCTGCTCATCTACATGACAAAGGTCTGATGCATGGCGACCTTTATGCTCACAATATTTTAATCAACAACGAGAATAAGTGTTATCTTGGTGACTTTGGAGCTGCAAGTTTTTACGACAAAAAAAATAGAGATTATGAGAAAATAGAAGTACGAGCTTTTGGATGTCTTTTAGATGACATGTTAGTTCGTTGTAGTGAAAAAGATAGTGGAGAGTATAAAAGTCTTGATTTATTAAGAGAAAAGTGCATGAGTGAAGATGTGCAGAGCAGACCACTGTTTGAAGAGATGGTGTTTTAG
- a CDS encoding Dabb family protein: MIVHIVMFKFKEENRDSNIEEVVKRLNSLVELIPTLKSMEVGVDFSRTERAFDMSLYSTFDTKEDLQAYAVHPEHLKVVELIKSVTLESKVVDYVL; the protein is encoded by the coding sequence ATGATAGTTCATATAGTAATGTTTAAATTTAAAGAAGAAAATAGAGATTCAAATATTGAAGAGGTTGTAAAAAGGTTAAACTCTTTAGTTGAGCTAATACCAACTCTAAAATCTATGGAAGTAGGGGTTGACTTTTCACGAACCGAGAGAGCATTTGATATGTCACTATACTCAACATTTGATACAAAAGAAGATTTGCAGGCTTATGCAGTGCATCCTGAGCATCTAAAAGTAGTAGAGCTTATAAAATCTGTAACTCTAGAGTCCAAGGTCGTTGATTACGTATTGTAA
- the gatB gene encoding Asp-tRNA(Asn)/Glu-tRNA(Gln) amidotransferase subunit GatB, whose protein sequence is MFEVVIGLEVHVQLNTKSKLFCSCPTSFNHKQNTNTCPTCLALPGALPVLNKEVLHKSIMLGTAIDGTVNRTSFFDRKSYFYPDSPSAYQITQLYTPIVEHGKLQIDFEDGSHKIIRINRAHIEADAGKNIHDGDISKVDLNRAGTPLLEIVSEPDMRSAEEVILYLKKLHSIIRYLDIGDANMQEGSFRVDVNVSIRPKGDEKLYTRVEVKNINSFKFIQKAIELEVARQSEAWEDGVYEQEIAQETRLFDQTKQETRSMRGKEEAADYRYFPEPDLLKAVVTDEMMAVYSQIPELPDEKRDRFVKDYGMNEYSAGVVTSAVEMAHFFEAMMQEGISAKNALTWLTTELQGRLKGDMNITNSPVDAKKLGQLVKRIEDGTISGKAAKEVLDRLMVENLEVDGVIDALGLKQVSDNGAIEAICDAIIAANQDKAEQYRGGKDKLFGFFVGQVMKESKGSANPQTVNEVLKAKLG, encoded by the coding sequence ATGTTTGAAGTAGTTATCGGTCTTGAAGTCCACGTACAACTAAATACAAAATCAAAACTTTTTTGCTCGTGTCCTACGAGTTTCAATCACAAACAAAATACAAATACTTGTCCAACTTGTTTAGCTCTTCCAGGTGCTTTGCCGGTACTAAATAAAGAAGTTTTACATAAGTCTATTATGCTCGGAACTGCTATTGACGGGACTGTAAATAGAACATCATTCTTTGATAGAAAAAGTTATTTCTATCCAGATAGTCCCTCTGCTTATCAGATTACACAACTCTACACACCTATTGTTGAGCATGGAAAATTGCAAATAGACTTTGAAGACGGAAGCCACAAGATTATCCGCATTAATCGTGCTCATATCGAAGCTGATGCCGGAAAAAATATACATGACGGTGATATATCTAAAGTTGATTTAAATCGTGCAGGAACTCCTCTTTTAGAGATAGTATCTGAGCCTGATATGAGAAGTGCAGAAGAGGTTATCCTTTATCTTAAAAAACTTCACTCAATAATTCGTTACTTAGATATCGGTGACGCGAACATGCAAGAGGGGTCATTTCGCGTTGATGTAAATGTCTCAATTCGTCCAAAAGGTGATGAAAAACTTTATACTCGTGTTGAAGTTAAAAATATAAACTCATTTAAATTCATCCAAAAAGCAATTGAGCTGGAAGTGGCTCGTCAGAGCGAGGCTTGGGAAGATGGTGTATATGAGCAAGAGATAGCTCAAGAGACTAGATTGTTTGACCAAACGAAGCAAGAGACTCGTTCTATGCGTGGTAAAGAGGAAGCTGCTGATTACCGTTACTTCCCAGAGCCGGACCTGCTAAAAGCTGTAGTAACTGATGAGATGATGGCTGTATACTCACAAATACCAGAACTCCCAGATGAAAAGAGAGATAGATTTGTAAAAGATTATGGCATGAACGAGTATAGTGCGGGTGTTGTAACTTCTGCTGTAGAGATGGCGCACTTTTTTGAGGCTATGATGCAAGAAGGCATATCTGCAAAAAATGCCTTGACTTGGCTTACAACAGAACTACAAGGTCGTCTAAAAGGTGATATGAACATCACAAATTCTCCAGTAGATGCTAAAAAACTTGGACAATTGGTGAAAAGAATTGAGGACGGCACCATAAGTGGAAAAGCGGCAAAAGAGGTACTTGACAGGCTTATGGTTGAAAATCTTGAAGTTGACGGTGTTATTGATGCTCTTGGTTTAAAACAAGTTAGTGACAATGGTGCAATTGAAGCTATATGTGACGCTATTATAGCTGCAAACCAAGATAAGGCTGAACAGTATAGAGGCGGTAAAGATAAACTTTTTGGCTTCTTTGTCGGGCAAGTCATGAAAGAGTCAAAGGGCAGTGCAAACCCTCAAACCGTAAATGAAGTGCTAAAAGCAAAACTAGGATAA
- a CDS encoding F0F1 ATP synthase subunit A, translating into MGELFTFFGLLSHDKTFIYMTHMLLSAGIALMLVKIAMSNLQMVPRGTQNVMEAYISGVLKMGTDVMGEEKARKYVALVATIGLFVGIANLIGVVPGFEAPTAFLEMPLTLALSVFVYYNYVGIKEQGVIKYFKHFMGPVWWLYWLMFPIEIVSHFSRLVSLSFRLFGNVKGDDMFLMVILMLAPWVLPMIPFALLTFMAFLQAFIFMMLTYVYLGGAVAVDDH; encoded by the coding sequence ATGGGTGAATTGTTCACATTTTTCGGTTTATTATCTCACGATAAAACTTTTATCTACATGACGCACATGCTTTTATCAGCAGGAATAGCTTTAATGCTTGTTAAGATTGCTATGTCTAACCTTCAGATGGTTCCAAGAGGAACTCAAAATGTTATGGAAGCATACATTTCCGGTGTTCTTAAAATGGGAACAGATGTTATGGGCGAAGAAAAAGCTCGCAAATATGTAGCGCTTGTTGCTACAATCGGCCTTTTTGTCGGTATTGCTAACCTCATAGGTGTAGTGCCAGGCTTTGAAGCTCCAACTGCATTTTTAGAGATGCCGTTAACATTGGCTTTGTCTGTGTTTGTATACTATAACTATGTTGGTATTAAAGAGCAGGGTGTTATAAAATACTTCAAGCACTTTATGGGTCCGGTTTGGTGGTTGTACTGGTTAATGTTCCCAATCGAAATCGTGTCTCACTTTTCTCGTTTAGTGTCTCTTTCTTTCCGTTTATTCGGAAATGTTAAAGGTGACGATATGTTCTTAATGGTAATCTTAATGCTTGCTCCATGGGTTTTACCGATGATTCCATTTGCACTACTTACTTTTATGGCATTCTTGCAAGCTTTCATCTTTATGATGCTTACGTATGTTTACCTTGGTGGCGCTGTAGCGGTTGACGACCACTAG
- a CDS encoding ion transporter, giving the protein MLKRLLVDTAYHINTSEKYAKNKHFFYNLLENSNNKYKRYFDLFMITLIFISVVILIREVKSHVNDTLLFFNNYVISIIFFIEYMLRLWVSSSVTQVIIEQSEHNAMLGEKFKLFDALKEIIEIKFKYILSIKAIIDLMAIIPFFHELRLLRIFILFRVFKLFRYAKSIQTFASVLAAKKFEFFTLLIFASIIIFVSSVLIYVMEANSPGSQIKTLFDALYWSIVTISTVGYGDITPITEPGRVVSMFVIVAGIAVFSFTTSLIVTAFTEKLDEIKDTKLIDDIEKIKEFYLICGYENISKEVAKKLSIKNRVIILEENFSKAESARKDGFVVLNYDPGATESYRKLRINIQAQVKAIICLSYSDVENVYTALTVRSFNKDVFILSILKNKSNRNKLIFAGVNELIYEKELVGIVAKEFVGQPVAFEAIHALRSNFNGIDMQEILVSDRVLSNFITVSDLHNKKYRVILLGIYKKSKKRFLFNPIDSTVLEVGDYLLVIGNIQFIKEFSNSLNNKGKK; this is encoded by the coding sequence TTGCTTAAGCGTTTGCTGGTTGATACTGCATACCATATAAATACATCTGAAAAATATGCAAAAAATAAACATTTTTTTTATAATCTATTAGAAAACAGCAACAACAAATATAAAAGATATTTCGACCTATTTATGATTACTCTTATTTTTATAAGTGTTGTAATTTTGATACGAGAAGTAAAGTCACATGTTAATGACACTCTTCTTTTTTTCAATAACTATGTCATATCTATTATCTTTTTTATTGAGTACATGTTGAGGCTTTGGGTAAGTAGCAGTGTAACTCAAGTTATAATTGAGCAAAGTGAGCATAATGCTATGCTTGGAGAAAAATTTAAGTTATTTGATGCTTTAAAAGAGATAATCGAAATTAAATTTAAATATATATTATCAATTAAAGCTATTATTGATTTAATGGCAATTATTCCATTTTTTCATGAGCTAAGACTTCTTCGAATTTTTATACTATTTAGAGTTTTCAAGCTCTTTAGATATGCAAAAAGTATTCAAACTTTTGCCTCAGTTCTTGCTGCAAAAAAGTTTGAGTTTTTTACGTTACTAATCTTTGCTTCAATTATTATTTTTGTTTCATCTGTTTTGATTTATGTAATGGAAGCAAACAGCCCAGGCTCACAGATAAAGACTCTTTTTGATGCCTTGTATTGGTCTATAGTTACAATATCAACAGTCGGTTACGGAGATATAACTCCAATAACGGAGCCTGGAAGAGTAGTGTCGATGTTTGTTATAGTTGCTGGTATCGCAGTCTTTTCATTTACGACTTCACTTATAGTTACAGCATTTACAGAAAAATTAGATGAGATAAAAGACACAAAACTTATTGACGATATAGAAAAAATAAAAGAGTTTTATCTTATCTGCGGTTATGAAAATATATCAAAAGAGGTTGCTAAAAAACTTTCTATAAAAAATAGAGTCATTATTTTAGAAGAAAATTTCTCAAAAGCTGAATCGGCACGTAAAGATGGTTTTGTAGTGCTAAATTACGATCCAGGAGCTACAGAGAGCTACCGAAAACTTCGTATAAATATACAAGCGCAAGTAAAAGCAATTATCTGCTTAAGTTATAGCGATGTAGAGAATGTATATACAGCATTAACTGTTCGCTCCTTTAACAAGGATGTCTTTATATTGTCTATTTTAAAAAATAAGAGCAATAGAAACAAGTTAATATTTGCAGGTGTTAATGAACTTATTTATGAAAAAGAGTTGGTTGGGATAGTCGCTAAAGAGTTTGTTGGTCAGCCAGTTGCATTTGAAGCAATCCATGCTTTACGTTCAAACTTTAACGGTATTGATATGCAAGAGATTCTTGTAAGCGATAGAGTTCTAAGTAATTTTATAACCGTTAGTGATTTGCATAATAAAAAGTATAGGGTTATACTTTTGGGAATATATAAAAAGAGTAAAAAAAGATTTTTATTTAATCCTATTGACAGCACAGTTTTAGAAGTTGGCGATTATCTTCTTGTAATAGGAAATATACAGTTTATAAAGGAGTTTAGCAACTCATTGAATAATAAGGGTAAAAAATGA
- a CDS encoding outer membrane lipoprotein-sorting protein — protein MKLFALLLTLSTMLLAETILETIDRKLTPVSAQMYKKLINIEPDGSKKEFMMFQAKKDKDKMVSLFLSPDSEKGRATLRLGDNMWLYIPNVGRPLRITSMQSVVGGVFNNADIMRLDFSTEYDVVTKEEKEDFILLTLKAKNDTVSYDKLVMQVDKKTLTPMEVECYTSTKMLIKTLYYKELKDFGDGIVRPSVVETMSPMYKDYKSIMIYGKITPKNFPDEAFTLDTLANASDLRR, from the coding sequence ATGAAATTATTTGCCCTATTACTAACACTAAGCACAATGCTATTAGCAGAAACTATACTTGAGACAATTGACAGAAAACTAACACCAGTATCTGCACAAATGTATAAAAAACTTATAAACATAGAGCCAGATGGCTCTAAAAAAGAGTTTATGATGTTTCAAGCAAAAAAAGACAAAGATAAAATGGTTTCGCTGTTTTTATCTCCAGATAGTGAAAAAGGTCGTGCAACTCTACGTCTTGGTGACAACATGTGGCTATATATTCCAAATGTTGGAAGACCTCTACGTATTACATCAATGCAATCAGTTGTAGGCGGTGTATTTAACAATGCTGATATTATGAGACTTGATTTTAGCACTGAGTATGATGTTGTAACTAAAGAGGAAAAAGAAGATTTTATACTTCTTACTCTAAAAGCAAAAAATGACACTGTCTCTTACGATAAGCTTGTAATGCAAGTAGATAAAAAAACTCTTACACCTATGGAGGTGGAGTGCTATACTTCTACTAAGATGCTGATTAAAACACTCTATTACAAAGAGCTAAAAGACTTTGGTGATGGAATTGTCCGCCCTTCTGTTGTTGAGACTATGTCGCCTATGTATAAAGATTATAAATCTATTATGATTTACGGAAAAATCACACCTAAGAACTTTCCTGATGAGGCATTTACACTAGATACTCTTGCTAATGCTTCAGACCTAAGAAGATAA
- a CDS encoding TrkA C-terminal domain-containing protein encodes MRQKSALIFGYNDYTFEIEKNISAYYKNIYIFRLGEYSELKEQNNYKIHSFDLSDNWDDLSTIVDIDDCVAFCVLEDMAENIFLTISLRDSFKDLTIVALAEDKESTDKLTLAGATRVIPTTQTTANIIVEMLEKPIVTEVLHNILYEKSDLKIAQIVVDNNNFFDGKYPADIDWSREHGIIVISIVHDDMSSEFIYASKEKHHIIKSGDIFVVVGYEQDIKDFEKLIGSRL; translated from the coding sequence ATGAGACAAAAAAGTGCTCTGATTTTTGGCTACAACGACTACACTTTTGAGATTGAAAAAAATATATCAGCATACTATAAAAATATATACATTTTTAGATTAGGCGAATATAGTGAGCTAAAAGAGCAGAATAATTATAAAATACATAGTTTTGATTTGAGTGACAATTGGGATGATTTAAGCACTATTGTTGATATAGATGATTGTGTTGCGTTTTGTGTTCTTGAGGATATGGCAGAAAATATATTTTTAACTATTTCACTGCGAGACTCGTTTAAAGATTTGACAATAGTCGCTTTAGCAGAAGATAAAGAGAGTACAGACAAACTTACTTTAGCGGGGGCAACAAGAGTTATTCCAACTACGCAGACTACTGCGAATATTATTGTAGAGATGCTTGAAAAACCAATAGTTACAGAGGTATTGCACAATATTTTATATGAAAAAAGTGATTTAAAAATAGCTCAAATAGTAGTTGATAACAATAATTTTTTCGATGGTAAATACCCGGCAGACATAGATTGGAGCAGGGAGCATGGAATAATCGTTATTTCTATTGTACATGATGATATGAGTAGCGAGTTCATATACGCATCGAAGGAAAAACACCATATAATTAAAAGCGGTGACATTTTTGTTGTTGTTGGATATGAACAAGATATTAAAGATTTTGAAAAGTTGATAGGGAGCAGATTGTGA